TACGCCCTGGGCTGGTTCGCGCTGGCGGGCGCGCTGCTGTGGCCCGTCTCGCGCCTCAGTGCCCTGGCGCTGTGGGGCGTCTGCGGCGGCATGGCACTGGCACTGGCGCGCCGACCCAGCCCCGAGCAGGCCGCGCGGCTCTACCCCCTGAGCATCGTCACCCCCTGGATCGTGGGCACGGTGGCGGGCGTGGGACTGGTGTACCTCCTCGCGCGCGGCGAGTGGCGCGGGCTGTGAGGCGACCTGCCGGCGGGCCGCGGACGACCCTGGGCACGACCCGGGAAGCTCCAGGATGACGCCACGCAGCGCCGGCATTCTGGGGGGCGGCGTGGCCGGGCTGACCCTGGCGGCGCTGCTGGCCGCGCGGGGCTGGCAGGTCACGGTCTACGAACGCGACCTGCCCGGCGGCAAGCTGCGGCGCCTGGAGGTCGGCGGCCTGAGCTTCGACACCGGCCCGAGCCTGTTCACCTTCCCGGAGGTGTGGAGCGCGGTTCTGGCGCGGCTGGGCGAACCCGATCCGCTCAACCTGCGCCCGCTCCCCGGGGGCCTGGGCGTACACCACACGCCCCACGGTGCGGTGCCGTTGCCGGTCCCCCCGGATCATCCGCTTCACGGCGAGTGGACGCGCTACGTCGCCGCCGCTGCGCCGCTGCGGCCCCACCTGACGCGTCTGCTCACCACGCCGCCGCGCCTGCGCGACCCGGCCTTCCGGCGAGCGAGCGCGGCACTATTCGGTGTGACAGGCGGCCACCTGACGGCCGAGGGCTGGCTGCGCGCCCAGCACTTTCCGCCTGCGCTGGCGCACGCCCTGCGCACCCACGCGCTGAACGCCGGACTGCCGCCCCAGGACGCCCCGGCACTGTACGCCCTGATTCCGGCGCTGGTGGGCGCGGAGGTGCTGCGGCCGGCCGGAGGGATGGGAGCGCTCCTCGGCAACCTGCTCGACTTTGCGCGCGCGCGCGGCGTGGGGGTACGCGGGCAGGCGGAGGTCGTCGCCTTGAGCGGACAGACCCTCCGGCTGGCCGGCGGAGAGACGGCGCGGCACGACCTTCTCGTCAGCGCCCTGGACCCGGCGCGGCTCGCGGCGTTGCGGGGCCGGCCCGCCCCCTCTCCCCCGGCGCGGCGCACGGTGGCGGGCGTGGCGCTGTACGCGGCTCTTCCCCGCCCCGCCCCGTTGCCGGCGACCTCGGTGCTGCCGCCGAGCCGTTTTTCCACCTTCCGGGCCGCCATGCGCGCGGGAGCGCTGCCGCCCGACACGCTGGCCCTGGTTCACGCCGAGGGGCACCGGATCGCCGTGCTGTTGACCGCGCCGGCCACCGGACAGGCCTACGGCCCGGATCACCCCTGGGTACGGACCCAAATCGCGCGGGTCGAGCGTACCCTGGGCGTGCCCGGCCTGCTCGCCTCGGCTCTGGAGGTGCGGGTCCTGCCGCCCTCGCACTACGCGGCGGGGGGGCATCCGGGCGGCGCGATCTACGGCGCGGCCCTGGCCCCCTGGCGCGGCGGGCCGCTGCACCCACAGCCCTACCGCTTGCGGCCGGGGCTCTGGCAGGTGGGGACGGGGGTGCATCCGGGCGGGGGGCTGCCGGCCGTGCTGGGCGGGGCCCTCATCGTAGACGGATTGCTGCGGGAGTCGGGGAATTGAGAGGGCTGATCCTCAACCGCCCGGCGACTGAGGCAGGTGCTCCAGAATCAGCAGGGCGTCGCTGAGGGACTGGGCCTCGTCAGCATCCGTCGCAGCAAGACAGGCCTCTTCCAGCCAGCCCATCAGCTCGGCGCGGGACCACTCGGGGGGGCAGGGGGCCGTTAGCAGCACTCCGGCCAAAGCCAATGCCCCTTGGGGATGCGCCCGCCAGAGGGCCAGCAACTCGGAACGCGTGACCCCGAACGGCTCCAGGGTAGTCCAATCCAAGTACATCCGTGCCCACAATATGAATCCTGGCACCATGTCCCCCCAGTAGGCCAGGGCAAAGGCGTGCAGGGCGGCCCGCTGGGCTTCCGAGAGGGGAAAGCCCTGCTCGTGGGCGTACTTCAGCCGCCACGCGACCGGCTCCGGCTCGGTCTCCCAGGGCGGCAGCAGTTCCAGCAGGCGCGGCAGGAAATACCGGAAATCCTCCCAGGTGCCGACGTGGTCTATAGCATCGAACAGGTACGACCGCATCAGCCCCGGCGACAGTTCACGGAGTGGAACGCTCAGCAGTTGCCGTACCTCGCCTGGCTGGAGTTCGTAGGGCTGGTGGCGGATATGCGTAGGCCGGGGCACACTGGCGAAGGCGGCATACAAGTCTTCCACAGCCTGCACCAGCGTCATGGGTCCAGCATAACGAAGGCCCCCAGCACAGAAGCCGGGGGCCAGTCGAGAGGAAGCCTTACTGCCCCGTGAGCGCCTTGAGCGGGTTGACCAGCCCGTAGCCGAAGTTGTTGTCCTTGCCTGCCGCGCCCAGGTCCCTGGCCGTGCTCGTCAGCAGGTTCAGGAGCTGTGCATTGGTCAGACCCGGCTTGGCGGCCCATACCACAGCGGCGGCGGCACTGACATGCGGGGTCGCCATGCTGGTGCCGTCGAAGTACTCGTAGTCGGCGGTCGTCACAGCGGCGGTGCCCGTGGCCGGCAGCTTGGCGAGCAGGCCCTGGCCGTCACTCTGGGTCAGGCCAACCACCGGCACGGCGTAGCTGTTGGTCAGGGTCATGCCCAGGCTGCCGGCGGCGTTGTTGTAGACCATGACGGCCCTGGCCCCGCTGGCGACCGCGTTGGCGACCTTTTCCTCGAAGGAGCAGGTGCCGCGCGCCACCAGAGCGATGTTGCCCGAGAGCGCCGAGTTACGGGTGCTCGTTCCGCAAAACTGGTTGGCGCCCGCCGTGCCGGTGCCGTCGCCCGCCTTAACCACATTGCCCGTGAAGCTGGACTTGCCGCTCAGGTCGGCGGCCTGCACATCTCCGAAGGTCACGCCGGCACCCGAGGCCGAGGCGCGGGTGCCCTGGCCCAGCGGCACGCTGCTCAGGACATGCACGCCCGGCCCGACGAGGTCCACCTGCGAGCCGAAGTTCGAGAAGTCGGCCCTGGCCTCGGCGTCGTCGATGGCGCCCACGCCCACCACGTTGGTGTAGGCGGCGGGGTACGACACGGCGGCGCCGTCGTTGCCGGTCGCGGCGATGATCAACGCGCCCTTGTTGTAGGCGGCCGTGTAGGCACGCTGCTCGGTCTGGCTGACGCTGCCGCCGCCCAGCGACAGACTGATGACCACCTTGCTCTCGGTGCCGCCCTGACTCTTGAGCTGCGCGGCGCACCAGTTCACGCCGTTGATGATGCCGCTGCTGCTGCCCGAGCCGTCGTTGCCCAACACGCGCGCCATGTACAGGTTCACGCCGGGCGCCGCGCCACCCACGCCGTTGGCGTCCTCGCCCGCCTGGAGGCCGCTGGCGCCGGTGCCCGAACCGTACTGAGCGAAGATGGTCCCCGAGACATGCGTGCCGTGGTGCGACACGTCGTTGAGCTGGTAAGGGTCGCCCCGCCCGGTCTCGCTCGTGACGAAGTTGCGGAAGCCCTTGAGCTTGCGCGCGAACTCCGGGTGGTTGCCGTCGATGCCGGTGTCGCCCACGCACACTGCCACGCCCGCCCCCGTGTAACCGCTGGCGCGCAGGGTGGGCACCTTGAGCGCCGCGTCGCCCCAGGTCGTCTCGCCGCTGGCCGTGTAGACCGGCGTGGCCTGGGCGCTGATGCCCTGGGCACTCAGGCCGCTGCGGGCAGGCTGCGCGTCGCTGACGCCGCTGCGCAGCCCCATCGCCGTGCGCTTGAGGTCCGGCTCGACATACTCGACCGACGGGTCGGCGCGCAGCCTGGCCAGGGCCTCCGGCGACAGGCGCACGGCCGCCGCGCCGATGTCGGCCCACTGGCTCGTCAGGGTGCCCCCGGCAACAGAGATGGCCTGCGCCTGCACGGCCGCCTGGGCGCTCAGGTCCTGCGCATTCACCCCCTGGGCGCTCAGGCTGCCTTCCTTGAAGCCCACGAGGTAGGCGTCGGCGGCCACCGCCTGATCGCCCGAGGGCTGGGCTGCGCCGGCGGGCGCCGTCACGCTCTGCTGTCCGCAGGCAGCCAGGGAGAGGATCAGGGTCGCGGCGAGCAGCAGTCTGGAATGGGAACGCAGCATGAAAACCTCCGGGGAACAGGCCAAAAGGAGCGGGGCGTCCGGCCTCGTCTGCGGCCGGATGGTAGGAATGTTCAACGTCGATCTGGAACTTGCGCCGACTCTAGAGTCGGACTCACGACCCGCCGGTCACTTCTCTAGACAATTCTGGACTCGGTTCAGAAGAACAAGTGTTGTCCCATTGCGCCGGAGAGTTCCAACGAAAGGGCGGGCGGTCCCAAAGGACGCCGCCCGCCACCCTGCCCGCCGCCGCGCTTTACCAGCGCTCGGTCACGGTTTTGAGCTGCATGAAGTTGGCGAGGTAATCCGGGCCGCCCGCCTTGGAGTCGGTGCCGCTCATGTTGTAGCCGCCGAAAGGCTGCACGCCCACGATGGCCCCGGTAATCTTGCGGTTGAAGTACAGGTTCCCGACCTCGAACTCCTGCCGGGCCTGCTCCAGCCGTTCGCGGCGGCGGCTGCACACGCCGCCGGTCAGGCCGTATTCGGTCGAGTTGGCGATGTCCAGGGCGTCCTGCCAGTCCCTGGCGCGCAGCACGGTCACGACCGGCCCGAAGATCTCCTCCTGCGCCAGACGGGCGTCCCGCTTCACGTCGCCCACGATGGTCGGCTGGACATAGTAGCCGGGCTGGCCGCCGCACTCGCCGGGGGCCTGACCGCCCAACAGCACGGTGCCTTCCTGCGGCGCGAGGTCGAGGTACGACTTCACCTTGTCGAAGCTCATCTGGTTGACCACGGCGGTCACGTTGGCGTTCTCCTCGCCGGTGCCCATCTTCAGGGCGCGGGTCCGTTCGACGAAGCCGTTCACGACCGCGTCGTAGACCTCATCCACCACGATCAGGCGGCTCATGGCGCTGCACTTCTGGCCGTTGAAGCCGAAGGCGCCCTGCACGGCGGCCGTGACGGCGACGTCCAGATCGGCCGTTTCGTCGACGATCAATCCGTCCTTGCCGCCCAGTTCCAGAATGACCTTCTTGATCCACTTCTGGCCGGGCTGCACCTTGGCGGCCACCTCGTTGATGTGCAGGCCCACCGCGCGGCTGCCTGTAAAGGTGATGAAGCGCGTCTTGGCGTGCGTGGTCAGGAACTCGCCGACCTCCTTGCCCACGCCCGGCAGGAACTGCAGCACCCCGGCGGGCAGCCCGGCCTCATACATGATGTCGGTGACGAATCCGGCGATGAGGCCCGCGTCCTCGGCCGGCTTGGCGATCACGCAGTTGCCCGCGACGATGGGCGCGGCGAGCATCCCCAGGTAGATCGCGCAGGGAAAGTTCCACGGGCTGATGCTCACGCCGACGCCCAGCGGCAGGCTCATCAGGCCGTTTTCCTCGCCCTCGAACCAGGTGGTCTCACTGCTGCCGAAGCCCGCGTACTTCATGGCACTTCTAGCGTAGTACTCCAGGAAGTCGATGGCCTCGGCCACTTCCACGTCGGCCTCGGCGTAGTTCTTGCCGACCTCGATGCTCATCAGGGCGCAGGCTTCCAGACGGCGGCGCCCCAGGATCGCGGCCGCCTTGAGCAGGATGCGGGCGCGGGCGTCCATCTCCCACTTTTTCCAGCTCTCGAAGGCGGTCCAGGCACCGTCCAGGGCCTTCTGGGCGTCCTGGGTGGTGGCCTTGCCGGTCGTGCCCACGAGTTCGTCGGTGTTGCAGGGGTTGCGGCTCTCGATCTTGCCTGCGGTCTCCACGACCACGCCGTCGATGACGACCGGATAGTGCCTGCCGACCAGTTCGGCGCGCACTTTGGCCAGCGTGTCCTGATACGCCTTGACGTTCTCGGGCTGGGTGAAGTCGATGAAGCTCTGCGGGCGGTAGTCCTGAACTTTGATCATGGCAACCTCGGAAATCTGGATGGAAAGTGGTGTCGCGAGGGCATTAGCCCTTGAGCATGCCCTGAAGGACGAACAGCGCGTTGCTGGGGCGCTCGGCGATGCGGCGCGAGAAGTACGGGTACCAGTCGCGGCCGTAGGGCAGGTAGACGCGCACCCGGTAGCCATCCTTCACGAGCTGCTTTTGCAGGTCGCGCCGGATGCCGTACAGGAGCTGGAACTCGAAGCTATCCTTGCCGATGCCGTGGGCCAGCACGAAGCGCTTCACGTCCTCGATCAGGCGTTCGTCGTGGGTGGCGACGTTGGTGTACGCCCCACTCTTGAGGTGCTGGTACACGAGGCGGCGGTAGTTGGCGTCCACGTCGGCCTTGTCGGGGTATGCGACCGTCTCGGGTTCCAGGTACGCGCCCTTCACGAAGCGCAGGTTGGGCTTGAGGTCGTCCAGACCCTCGCGGTCCTTAAGGCTGCGGTACAGGTAGCTCTGGAGCACCGTGCCCACGTGCGCGCCGCCGAACTCGCCGGTCAGGGTGCGCAGCTGCGCCAGCGTCTGGTCCACGCGCGAGTGGTCTTCCATGTCCAGGCACACGAAGCCGCCGTACTCCTTGGCCTTCGTGATGATCCGGCGGGCGTTCCCCAGCCCCAGGTCCTCGCCGCCGTCGTCCTTGCCCTGGCCCACGCTGCTGAGCTTGATGCTCACGTAGGGCGTGATGCCCGCGCCCTGCATCGCCTCGATCACGCCCAGCACGTTGTCCGCAAAGCGGGTGCAGTCGGCGGCCGACTCGATGAACTCGCCGAGCAGGTCCATGTTCGACGAAATCCCGTCGGCCTGAAGGTCCTTCATGGCCTGCACGGCGCTGGGAATGTCCTCGCCGGCCACGAAGCGCTGGGCGACGGGCCACGCGCGGGCACGCAGCAGTTTTTCCACGCTGTCACGTTCGGCGACGGTCAGGATGGCCTTGCGGTAGAGCTGGTCAATCATGGTGTTCTCCAAGGTCGTGTAGGACGAGGGCGGCGAAGGTCCGGACATGCGCGCGCGCCAGCTCACGGGCTGCCGCCGCGTCGCGCTCCAGCACGGCGGCCAGCAGGGCGGCGTGCTGAGCGCCCGTACCGGGATGGGCGTTGTAGGTGCGGGTCTGGTGCTTGATGAGGGCCACGCGCTGTTCGAGGTCGCGCGCGAGGTCGGCCAGGGCCGCGTTGTGCGAGGCCTGCGTGATGGCGCGGTGAAA
Above is a genomic segment from Deinococcus sp. Leaf326 containing:
- the pruA gene encoding L-glutamate gamma-semialdehyde dehydrogenase — encoded protein: MIKVQDYRPQSFIDFTQPENVKAYQDTLAKVRAELVGRHYPVVIDGVVVETAGKIESRNPCNTDELVGTTGKATTQDAQKALDGAWTAFESWKKWEMDARARILLKAAAILGRRRLEACALMSIEVGKNYAEADVEVAEAIDFLEYYARSAMKYAGFGSSETTWFEGEENGLMSLPLGVGVSISPWNFPCAIYLGMLAAPIVAGNCVIAKPAEDAGLIAGFVTDIMYEAGLPAGVLQFLPGVGKEVGEFLTTHAKTRFITFTGSRAVGLHINEVAAKVQPGQKWIKKVILELGGKDGLIVDETADLDVAVTAAVQGAFGFNGQKCSAMSRLIVVDEVYDAVVNGFVERTRALKMGTGEENANVTAVVNQMSFDKVKSYLDLAPQEGTVLLGGQAPGECGGQPGYYVQPTIVGDVKRDARLAQEEIFGPVVTVLRARDWQDALDIANSTEYGLTGGVCSRRRERLEQARQEFEVGNLYFNRKITGAIVGVQPFGGYNMSGTDSKAGGPDYLANFMQLKTVTERW
- a CDS encoding NAD(P)/FAD-dependent oxidoreductase, encoding MTPRSAGILGGGVAGLTLAALLAARGWQVTVYERDLPGGKLRRLEVGGLSFDTGPSLFTFPEVWSAVLARLGEPDPLNLRPLPGGLGVHHTPHGAVPLPVPPDHPLHGEWTRYVAAAAPLRPHLTRLLTTPPRLRDPAFRRASAALFGVTGGHLTAEGWLRAQHFPPALAHALRTHALNAGLPPQDAPALYALIPALVGAEVLRPAGGMGALLGNLLDFARARGVGVRGQAEVVALSGQTLRLAGGETARHDLLVSALDPARLAALRGRPAPSPPARRTVAGVALYAALPRPAPLPATSVLPPSRFSTFRAAMRAGALPPDTLALVHAEGHRIAVLLTAPATGQAYGPDHPWVRTQIARVERTLGVPGLLASALEVRVLPPSHYAAGGHPGGAIYGAALAPWRGGPLHPQPYRLRPGLWQVGTGVHPGGGLPAVLGGALIVDGLLRESGN
- a CDS encoding proline dehydrogenase family protein yields the protein MIDQLYRKAILTVAERDSVEKLLRARAWPVAQRFVAGEDIPSAVQAMKDLQADGISSNMDLLGEFIESAADCTRFADNVLGVIEAMQGAGITPYVSIKLSSVGQGKDDGGEDLGLGNARRIITKAKEYGGFVCLDMEDHSRVDQTLAQLRTLTGEFGGAHVGTVLQSYLYRSLKDREGLDDLKPNLRFVKGAYLEPETVAYPDKADVDANYRRLVYQHLKSGAYTNVATHDERLIEDVKRFVLAHGIGKDSFEFQLLYGIRRDLQKQLVKDGYRVRVYLPYGRDWYPYFSRRIAERPSNALFVLQGMLKG
- a CDS encoding S8 family serine peptidase, which translates into the protein MLRSHSRLLLAATLILSLAACGQQSVTAPAGAAQPSGDQAVAADAYLVGFKEGSLSAQGVNAQDLSAQAAVQAQAISVAGGTLTSQWADIGAAAVRLSPEALARLRADPSVEYVEPDLKRTAMGLRSGVSDAQPARSGLSAQGISAQATPVYTASGETTWGDAALKVPTLRASGYTGAGVAVCVGDTGIDGNHPEFARKLKGFRNFVTSETGRGDPYQLNDVSHHGTHVSGTIFAQYGSGTGASGLQAGEDANGVGGAAPGVNLYMARVLGNDGSGSSSGIINGVNWCAAQLKSQGGTESKVVISLSLGGGSVSQTEQRAYTAAYNKGALIIAATGNDGAAVSYPAAYTNVVGVGAIDDAEARADFSNFGSQVDLVGPGVHVLSSVPLGQGTRASASGAGVTFGDVQAADLSGKSSFTGNVVKAGDGTGTAGANQFCGTSTRNSALSGNIALVARGTCSFEEKVANAVASGARAVMVYNNAAGSLGMTLTNSYAVPVVGLTQSDGQGLLAKLPATGTAAVTTADYEYFDGTSMATPHVSAAAAVVWAAKPGLTNAQLLNLLTSTARDLGAAGKDNNFGYGLVNPLKALTGQ